The Candidatus Baltobacteraceae bacterium genome includes a window with the following:
- a CDS encoding prolyl oligopeptidase family serine peptidase — MCTFGIRLRVFAMLVSVCVLAILPRDAVASTRQFALSDILRNEQISSVVISPNGRYAAIVRVRSHDAFGHFGGPDNAADLNRSEIWLFDRDRWQLRKIIASADGFGYWQPHWSPDSERLAVLTSEGGGVAVHLCIWERQTGELTRIGRDGFDGNFALAIGESKSNVAWVDATHVLAEFLPAGEEDRIYSEGEDSLGPLTRKRWLITDSGRFPSVNVLQSGTPLPETRRPQGSLVTIDVTTGQINLLTRANIRAAAISPDRRWVAVIADNGRRRLRPDELLDYSDLFDGYTGGNFETSLFVHRRIGVVHLDGQAPVKWVKSQYTDPFFLDIMRWRNGRVNFAASVKRGRPVVLSLGINGVVKRSAGSLPRDLNYLRPTTYWRMTPPCREMDRSASTGFSLSLCVTTHGTILRAKRDAKSAWSQILAINQHLQSVAVPVLKYVPYTDADGHEVLARLLQAARAASASPRALVVAVYPVTKPVTRGDFNIAREMNSSGWYTDLLFASHGYTVLLYPPVKPWTHEPLAACVRAVLPAVKAVIRAEHIDKSRVFLFGHSQGGYETMGLLTKTKIFRAAAASNGSSDSTLEYLTFGGPTRYFENYERMLTIMPDMERGWDSMSLDATPWTNPGRYVRNSPIYWSGNISTPLLMLQGEMDDFNSAHLDMMFQALLRQGKRAELARYWGDGHNFESPADIRDLWNRVFRWFSVK; from the coding sequence GTGTGCACGTTCGGGATACGTTTACGCGTCTTTGCGATGCTCGTCAGCGTATGTGTTCTCGCAATATTGCCACGAGACGCTGTTGCGAGCACACGGCAGTTTGCTCTTAGTGATATTCTCCGAAACGAGCAGATCTCTTCGGTTGTTATTTCTCCGAATGGTCGTTACGCCGCAATCGTGCGCGTTCGCTCACATGATGCTTTCGGGCATTTCGGAGGACCCGACAATGCTGCGGATCTTAATCGCTCAGAAATCTGGCTTTTTGACCGCGATCGGTGGCAGCTCAGAAAGATCATCGCAAGCGCTGACGGATTTGGATATTGGCAGCCCCACTGGTCGCCGGATTCGGAGCGTTTAGCGGTTCTAACGAGTGAGGGCGGCGGCGTGGCCGTTCACCTTTGCATTTGGGAGCGTCAAACGGGCGAATTGACGCGAATCGGCAGGGACGGATTCGATGGTAACTTTGCACTTGCGATCGGCGAATCGAAGTCCAATGTGGCCTGGGTGGATGCTACGCACGTTCTTGCCGAGTTCTTGCCAGCTGGCGAAGAAGATAGGATCTATAGCGAGGGGGAAGACTCGCTCGGACCGCTGACGCGAAAGCGGTGGCTCATAACGGACTCGGGACGTTTTCCCTCAGTAAACGTGCTACAGTCCGGGACACCTCTTCCAGAGACGCGTCGCCCGCAGGGTAGCCTTGTAACGATCGATGTTACGACCGGTCAGATAAATTTGCTGACAAGGGCGAACATTCGTGCAGCTGCCATTTCGCCGGATCGACGCTGGGTTGCGGTAATCGCCGACAACGGTCGCCGTCGACTGCGGCCCGATGAACTCTTAGATTATTCAGACCTATTTGACGGCTATACAGGTGGCAATTTCGAAACGTCGCTATTCGTGCACCGACGAATTGGGGTGGTTCATCTTGACGGGCAAGCGCCTGTCAAGTGGGTGAAGAGCCAGTACACTGATCCATTCTTCTTGGATATCATGCGTTGGAGGAACGGACGCGTTAATTTCGCTGCAAGCGTAAAGCGAGGTCGTCCGGTCGTGCTCAGTCTAGGGATCAATGGCGTCGTAAAGAGATCGGCCGGTTCGTTGCCGCGCGACCTCAATTATCTACGGCCCACTACATATTGGCGGATGACGCCGCCTTGCCGCGAAATGGATAGGTCAGCTAGCACGGGATTTTCTCTTTCCTTGTGTGTTACAACGCATGGGACAATATTGCGGGCCAAGAGAGACGCGAAAAGCGCTTGGTCGCAGATCCTAGCCATCAATCAGCATTTGCAAAGCGTCGCGGTTCCAGTATTGAAGTACGTCCCATACACCGACGCGGACGGTCATGAAGTACTTGCACGCCTTCTGCAGGCGGCTCGAGCTGCCAGCGCATCGCCCAGGGCTCTAGTCGTAGCCGTCTACCCAGTGACCAAGCCCGTTACAAGGGGCGATTTCAATATCGCTAGAGAGATGAATAGCTCCGGATGGTACACGGACCTCCTATTTGCGTCGCATGGCTACACGGTCTTACTCTATCCGCCAGTGAAGCCGTGGACCCACGAACCGCTAGCGGCTTGTGTGCGAGCAGTTTTGCCGGCCGTCAAGGCTGTAATAAGAGCTGAGCATATTGACAAGTCGCGGGTCTTTTTGTTCGGGCACAGTCAAGGTGGATACGAGACCATGGGTTTGCTCACCAAAACAAAAATATTTCGCGCTGCCGCGGCTTCGAATGGTTCATCAGACTCTACATTAGAGTATCTTACATTCGGCGGTCCAACTCGTTATTTTGAAAACTATGAGCGAATGCTCACGATCATGCCCGACATGGAACGAGGGTGGGATTCCATGTCGCTCGACGCAACACCGTGGACAAATCCGGGTCGCTATGTACGGAATAGCCCGATCTACTGGAGCGGAAACATTTCAACGCCCCTGTTGATGCTGCAAGGGGAGATGGACGACTTTAACTCGGCGCACTTGGATATGATGTTTCAGGCGTTACTACGCCAGGGGAAGCGTGCCGAGCTCGCTCGCTATTGGGGCGACGGTCACAACTTCGAGTCTCCGGCGGATATTCGCGATCTTTGGAATCGCGTGTTCCGTTGGTTTTCGGTCAAATGA
- a CDS encoding AAA family ATPase — MIRKAVRSEVFVGRTRELAHLRECYSRAERGNGNLVMIVGASGIGKTRLLEEFLNKLAPEACWRTMAQCLEYVRSPYMPFRDALRGLFPVPKRAERRDVESGSVARVLTRWEELAGPQDAHLSQHDRQKLAEFRTVFNELQSLSRIRPVILVIEDFHWADIASTELLQFISRGIGTTRIFVVLTARSEPIDDAQQISKVTAILQRDGASCIDLGRLSEAEIRVCLQSAARSGEVLVETLQHIADLADGNPLYAEELLCTALSRQVSDLSQPSSLPMSLRASVIERLRDFDVTERNVIEQASVIGRTFDSALLGRLMNQSPELIHRALRKAKNLNLIVERDTDPVTFAFRHALIREIVYRDLLAAETLPWHEWIAEELEKVEPLPVAELAYHWAAAGNAAKAIHYNLRAADAAGSAFARTDAARFLKRAYHFYHNPSREAAELCERLALTCYLAGQSEEARRWTDLGIDQFEKLGLTARIPVLLTHLARIHFAINNAKESLQLANRALSVLEDTTTLEQEVTARLLVARYEVLLTHWEEGLGQVQIVEPLLDDVSGTARASFLDVRGMARANLGMIDAGLSDLEEAVAIASSLDDTEIQIVALNNLGFVNSWLGRSSESLRAYSRSLEIADGKGYIVQAGFNAFGLVRTLLRMGDLAEARKMIDTGIERALTPVTEVVLAEIGISLGLLLGDDALVRRSSAPGILEGVFASESSERIGAVASAFVDLAIARGKHDEARGILERGIGLIENAAQSWWMLCQVALYGREERFGEAEELLSQAASVPGHNISRAFLLLFRSYKAERSGSDGRTQALAAAAIFNECGWRIFEARSRESGSQQAEALELYRSAGAVSEVRRLEGLQPKRRARGRPNSALTPREAEVAALVSRGMSNRDVSKHLNISENTVGHHLESIFNRLDITSRVQLAALVGSGEVTLSQN; from the coding sequence ATGATTAGGAAGGCCGTTCGAAGCGAAGTCTTTGTTGGTCGTACGCGGGAGCTCGCGCACTTACGTGAATGCTATTCGCGTGCCGAGCGCGGTAATGGCAACCTCGTCATGATCGTCGGCGCGTCTGGTATCGGGAAGACACGGCTGCTCGAGGAATTCCTGAACAAACTTGCTCCTGAGGCCTGCTGGCGAACGATGGCTCAATGCCTCGAATACGTCCGCTCGCCATACATGCCATTCCGAGACGCGCTACGAGGTCTCTTTCCGGTTCCAAAGAGAGCAGAACGTCGAGATGTGGAATCGGGATCGGTTGCACGCGTGCTGACGCGCTGGGAGGAACTTGCTGGGCCTCAAGACGCTCACTTGAGTCAACACGATCGCCAAAAGCTCGCGGAATTCCGCACCGTGTTCAATGAGCTTCAGTCGCTCAGCCGTATTCGGCCAGTCATTCTCGTCATTGAGGATTTCCACTGGGCGGATATTGCCTCAACCGAGTTGCTCCAGTTTATTAGCCGCGGAATCGGTACGACGCGGATTTTCGTGGTGCTTACCGCTCGCTCAGAACCCATAGATGACGCGCAGCAGATAAGCAAGGTCACCGCGATTCTCCAGCGCGACGGTGCAAGTTGTATCGATCTTGGCAGATTGAGCGAGGCAGAGATCCGGGTTTGCTTGCAAAGCGCCGCCCGATCCGGCGAGGTGCTCGTCGAGACCCTACAGCACATCGCCGACCTTGCGGATGGGAACCCTCTCTACGCCGAAGAGCTGCTATGCACGGCACTAAGTCGGCAAGTAAGTGATCTCTCGCAGCCAAGCTCATTGCCAATGTCTCTACGCGCTTCTGTCATCGAACGGCTTCGCGATTTCGACGTCACTGAAAGGAATGTCATCGAGCAAGCTTCGGTCATCGGCCGGACGTTCGATTCCGCGCTCCTGGGGCGTCTCATGAACCAATCTCCTGAGTTGATTCATAGGGCGCTGAGGAAGGCGAAGAACTTAAACTTGATCGTGGAGCGTGACACTGACCCCGTCACGTTTGCCTTTCGACATGCCCTGATTCGAGAAATCGTGTATCGCGATCTCCTTGCAGCAGAGACACTCCCTTGGCACGAGTGGATCGCAGAGGAACTCGAGAAAGTCGAACCGCTCCCGGTGGCTGAGCTCGCTTACCACTGGGCAGCAGCGGGAAATGCCGCCAAGGCAATTCACTACAATCTAAGAGCCGCGGACGCCGCTGGTTCGGCATTCGCGCGCACAGATGCGGCACGATTCTTGAAGCGGGCATATCATTTCTATCATAATCCATCGCGCGAAGCTGCGGAGCTCTGTGAACGGCTTGCGCTCACGTGCTACTTGGCCGGCCAATCGGAAGAAGCACGACGATGGACAGACCTTGGGATTGACCAATTCGAAAAGCTCGGACTGACGGCGAGAATACCGGTATTGCTCACGCATCTCGCGCGGATTCACTTCGCCATAAACAATGCGAAGGAGAGCCTTCAACTTGCAAACCGAGCGCTCTCGGTGTTGGAGGATACAACAACTCTCGAACAAGAGGTCACCGCGCGTCTTCTCGTGGCACGTTATGAAGTGTTGCTTACGCATTGGGAAGAGGGCCTCGGTCAGGTTCAGATCGTCGAGCCTCTCCTAGACGATGTCAGCGGCACGGCACGCGCGAGCTTTCTGGACGTACGTGGAATGGCGCGCGCGAATCTTGGAATGATCGACGCCGGCCTATCGGATCTCGAGGAGGCGGTAGCAATCGCGTCATCCCTCGACGATACCGAAATCCAAATAGTCGCGCTTAACAATTTAGGCTTCGTCAATTCCTGGCTGGGCCGCAGTTCGGAATCGCTTCGGGCGTATTCGAGATCGCTGGAAATTGCGGACGGCAAGGGATACATCGTACAAGCGGGCTTCAATGCATTCGGGCTCGTCCGAACGCTCCTGCGGATGGGCGATCTCGCCGAAGCGCGTAAAATGATTGACACTGGAATCGAGCGCGCTCTTACGCCGGTAACTGAAGTTGTATTGGCTGAGATCGGCATTTCCCTCGGCCTTCTCTTAGGGGACGATGCACTCGTGCGGCGATCGTCGGCTCCGGGAATTCTCGAAGGCGTTTTCGCGTCGGAAAGCAGCGAGCGCATCGGGGCAGTTGCGAGCGCGTTTGTGGATTTGGCGATTGCGCGCGGTAAACACGACGAGGCTCGAGGTATTTTGGAGCGTGGTATCGGCTTGATCGAGAACGCAGCCCAGTCATGGTGGATGCTCTGTCAGGTAGCGCTTTATGGCAGAGAGGAGCGATTCGGAGAGGCTGAGGAGTTGCTTTCGCAAGCGGCTTCGGTGCCCGGCCACAACATCTCACGAGCGTTCCTGCTTCTCTTCCGCAGTTACAAAGCTGAGCGTTCCGGTAGTGATGGACGAACGCAGGCCTTGGCGGCGGCAGCTATCTTCAACGAATGCGGCTGGCGAATTTTCGAGGCTCGCTCTCGCGAGTCGGGTAGTCAGCAAGCGGAAGCGCTCGAGCTTTATCGATCTGCGGGAGCCGTATCGGAGGTGCGCCGGCTTGAAGGATTGCAGCCGAAACGGCGTGCGCGCGGCCGCCCCAATAGCGCCTTGACCCCGCGAGAAGCTGAAGTCGCCGCGCTTGTTTCGCGGGGCATGTCGAATCGCGATGTGTCCAAACACCTCAACATCAGCGAGAATACCGTTGGACATCATCTCGAGTCGATCTTCAATCGTCTCGACATTACGTCGCGCGTTCAGCTCGCAGCTCTTGTCGGATCAGGTGAGGTCACGCTCTCCCAAAATTGA
- a CDS encoding asparaginase codes for MLVEVTRGSIVESRHRIQVFAVNSNGETLLQSDCQDDLVVLRSVQKPFIAAAVARLGAIHRFGLHSRDLAIMSGSHMGQQVHVAAVQRLLEKIGLSESDLQCGVHAPRDEAEATRLQRAGEPLSQLHNNCSGKHAGLLALAILLKSDVKKYRELSGPVQHHVLDYCRRVLAFDAPLLVIDGCGLPVMATPLRNIAIGFARLATLDGLSDEDAGPLGLVRDAMLLHPELVRGVGSFDTQAMHAMREALLLKGGAEGVTGVAYPAAGVGVAIKVEDGNLRALPSATVAVLRKLFPSNATLDVLEPFGVVQVHNVAGDIVGQIRAAHT; via the coding sequence ATGCTGGTCGAGGTAACTCGCGGATCCATTGTCGAGTCTCGTCATCGTATCCAAGTGTTCGCCGTCAACTCGAACGGCGAGACATTGCTGCAGTCAGATTGTCAGGACGATCTCGTTGTTCTTCGCTCCGTGCAGAAGCCGTTCATCGCAGCCGCTGTGGCTCGATTGGGCGCGATTCATCGCTTTGGTCTGCATTCTCGCGACTTGGCGATCATGTCCGGCTCGCATATGGGACAGCAGGTCCACGTTGCAGCAGTCCAGAGGCTGCTTGAAAAGATCGGACTCTCCGAAAGCGATTTACAATGCGGCGTCCACGCACCTCGAGATGAAGCCGAAGCAACGCGGTTGCAGCGCGCGGGCGAGCCTCTCTCGCAACTGCACAATAACTGCTCCGGTAAACATGCCGGCCTGCTCGCCCTCGCCATTTTGCTCAAGTCAGATGTCAAAAAATATCGCGAGCTGAGCGGACCTGTGCAGCACCACGTGCTTGATTATTGCCGTCGCGTGCTGGCATTTGACGCTCCGCTGTTGGTGATTGACGGATGCGGACTTCCCGTGATGGCGACACCGCTTCGTAACATCGCCATAGGTTTCGCGAGGCTGGCAACTCTCGATGGCCTGTCCGATGAAGATGCCGGCCCTTTGGGTCTTGTTCGTGATGCAATGCTTTTACATCCCGAACTCGTTCGAGGGGTGGGCTCTTTCGATACTCAGGCGATGCATGCGATGCGTGAAGCACTTCTCCTAAAGGGGGGCGCCGAGGGCGTTACGGGCGTCGCGTATCCTGCGGCTGGCGTCGGCGTGGCGATTAAAGTAGAGGATGGCAATCTTCGGGCTCTGCCTTCCGCGACGGTGGCAGTGCTTCGCAAGCTGTTTCCAAGCAACGCAACATTGGATGTGCTGGAACCCTTCGGGGTTGTCCAAGTGCATAACGTCGCGGGCGACATCGTTGGACAGATACGTGCCGCCCACACATAG
- a CDS encoding TonB-dependent receptor: MAAIQPAFSQIAPGATQSAAQTANITGRVTGNDGAPIAGADIELTGSARRSTKSDERGTFAFTSVPWGTYQIAARFRGRTVSRNNITLSNDISVTIAFPPESELRTIGRVSTSNAGVHINTSSSSVDSISPSDAAFQGEGTWKHVFDQIPGVATSGNESNGLSGVTSVVGSPLSPVILSLNGALPYETSTTLDGMPLQGISSTLSAGGGVDLSTLPLNAFSTADVVRGPGANAPSIVDSVGGSFVLHTLGAVNANHFEFSASNDPYGGSIENAKIALRFGKLSATLVYGINNSPGPLGTKPVLGGLSTPTAINGQVVNLPTATYNVNGCGIANSYCSTTNTLLYSSIPQSTAWTAHNGAVDLVYDVTPAITAEAFHAASSAMQSAQYGFFPVSFAPSSNVPAYSGSIQPSPAGQTNYALMQTQGLAMDSQASSLFEEKVTASIGAGVLRLAALQYYSYNSEPYSPQNPPSGEYTLWGTANVGTPGTTTVYNGTPASLLFPNEYLSSTNNSISRDILASYATQIGSSSSVGVSYVKSYYDSPGAGALYFSGAPLFTFSQGSDIAESTSEIRTHINTDIGDKLSLGLSWYFAHGDYHVPGLNAVGYTDVSFPYNAPRFGAVWKASPDVALRASAGGGYALPVLYNLTGSSLTCQPTLCNESIANPNIKPEESFGYDIGSDVRLHRDTLLSADLYLTNLYGQFFDSYAESTYNGLPLFISQFANLGTSRMEGVNLTAKHDVASGYYWNADLGLTRAYVVSVPSALYDNPTVPCIKCANQSIVPGLNFNSSAGYLATVPYATASAGFGYRWSPGRSIDLQSNYYGNNNAYFEPAFVGLNAHIAYAFNKRISLLATFKNITGAYDESVAHYYSNYANPVIPGAVGPFIYPAPYSAPYGPRAVILTASLGL; the protein is encoded by the coding sequence ATGGCCGCAATACAGCCGGCGTTTTCGCAGATTGCACCGGGAGCAACGCAATCAGCGGCTCAGACAGCCAATATTACCGGTAGAGTCACGGGAAACGACGGTGCGCCTATCGCCGGTGCCGACATCGAGCTCACCGGTTCGGCCCGGCGTTCCACAAAGAGCGACGAACGCGGAACGTTTGCGTTTACGAGCGTGCCATGGGGAACCTATCAAATCGCGGCGAGATTCCGCGGCCGAACGGTGTCTCGCAACAACATCACCCTTAGCAACGACATCTCTGTTACAATCGCGTTTCCGCCCGAGAGTGAACTCCGGACAATTGGGCGCGTATCGACGAGCAACGCTGGCGTACACATCAACACGAGCTCGTCGAGCGTCGACTCGATAAGTCCAAGTGACGCTGCGTTTCAAGGTGAAGGCACGTGGAAGCACGTCTTCGACCAAATCCCGGGGGTGGCGACCTCCGGGAACGAATCAAATGGCTTGAGTGGAGTTACATCGGTGGTCGGGTCGCCGTTGTCTCCTGTGATCCTCTCACTCAACGGAGCGTTGCCGTACGAGACGTCCACGACACTTGATGGCATGCCTCTCCAAGGGATTTCGTCCACACTATCGGCGGGCGGCGGCGTCGATTTGAGTACTTTACCGTTAAACGCATTCAGCACCGCTGACGTCGTCCGCGGCCCCGGCGCGAATGCGCCAAGCATCGTTGACTCCGTTGGCGGAAGCTTCGTGCTTCACACGCTCGGAGCGGTGAATGCGAATCACTTCGAGTTTTCGGCGAGCAACGATCCCTATGGGGGAAGCATCGAAAATGCGAAGATCGCACTACGTTTCGGGAAGCTGTCGGCGACGCTCGTCTATGGCATCAACAATAGTCCTGGCCCGCTGGGGACGAAACCTGTTCTCGGAGGCCTTAGCACGCCCACCGCCATCAATGGGCAAGTCGTCAATCTCCCTACGGCGACATATAACGTCAACGGTTGCGGGATTGCGAACAGCTATTGTTCGACTACAAACACGTTGCTGTATTCGTCGATTCCTCAATCGACGGCTTGGACTGCGCATAACGGTGCCGTCGATTTGGTTTACGATGTTACCCCGGCCATCACGGCGGAGGCATTCCACGCTGCTTCCAGCGCAATGCAAAGCGCGCAGTATGGTTTTTTCCCTGTTTCGTTTGCTCCATCAAGCAACGTCCCCGCCTATAGCGGAAGTATTCAACCGAGTCCGGCGGGTCAAACGAATTACGCACTCATGCAAACGCAAGGACTGGCCATGGACTCGCAAGCGAGCAGTCTTTTCGAGGAGAAGGTGACCGCTTCAATAGGTGCGGGTGTCCTCCGATTAGCTGCCCTGCAGTACTATTCGTACAACTCTGAGCCTTATTCCCCGCAAAATCCGCCTAGCGGCGAATACACGCTCTGGGGCACAGCGAATGTCGGTACGCCGGGGACAACCACAGTCTACAACGGAACGCCTGCGAGTCTGTTATTTCCAAACGAATATCTTAGCAGCACGAACAATTCAATTTCCCGCGATATTTTGGCGAGCTATGCGACACAGATTGGCTCTTCCTCGAGCGTCGGGGTTTCGTATGTTAAGTCGTATTACGATTCGCCTGGTGCTGGCGCGCTGTATTTCAGTGGCGCGCCGCTGTTCACGTTTAGCCAAGGATCCGATATTGCGGAATCCACGAGCGAGATTCGGACGCACATTAACACCGACATTGGAGATAAACTCTCACTTGGTCTTTCGTGGTATTTCGCGCACGGTGATTACCACGTGCCTGGACTCAATGCTGTCGGCTATACGGATGTCAGCTTTCCGTATAATGCGCCAAGGTTCGGTGCGGTGTGGAAAGCGAGTCCCGACGTTGCCTTGAGAGCATCCGCCGGTGGCGGCTACGCTCTCCCTGTACTATACAATCTCACAGGTTCCAGTCTTACTTGCCAGCCGACGCTTTGTAACGAGAGCATCGCGAATCCGAACATTAAGCCGGAAGAATCATTCGGATATGACATTGGATCTGATGTTCGACTACATCGAGACACGCTGCTCTCAGCGGATCTTTACCTCACGAATCTCTACGGGCAGTTCTTCGATTCTTATGCAGAATCGACATACAATGGTTTACCGCTGTTTATTTCCCAGTTTGCTAACCTTGGTACCAGCCGGATGGAAGGCGTCAACTTAACTGCAAAGCACGACGTCGCATCCGGCTACTACTGGAATGCGGATCTCGGATTGACTCGAGCCTACGTTGTAAGTGTCCCTTCGGCTCTTTACGACAATCCCACGGTGCCGTGCATAAAGTGCGCAAATCAAAGCATCGTCCCCGGTCTAAACTTCAATAGTAGCGCGGGCTACCTTGCGACCGTGCCGTATGCGACGGCTTCCGCAGGTTTCGGTTATCGGTGGAGCCCGGGCAGATCGATAGATCTGCAGTCAAACTATTACGGAAATAACAATGCGTACTTCGAGCCGGCATTCGTGGGGCTGAACGCGCACATCGCGTATGCTTTCAATAAGAGAATCTCTCTCCTGGCGACCTTCAAGAACATCACGGGCGCTTACGACGAAAGCGTTGCGCACTATTATTCCAACTACGCGAATCCGGTCATCCCAGGTGCTGTAGGACCGTTCATTTATCCCGCCCCTTATTCTGCACCGTATGGACCGCGGGCAGTGATTCTTACCGCCAGTCTTGGCCTATGA
- a CDS encoding prolyl oligopeptidase family serine peptidase: MTRVLALLGIAFMGMSLTAIASPISSDKTAGDGWLTIASVVDFAQSRAGRNIHSDFVWNPLRPEILFSSYVGDEPWIFRYRPASGESVRVIQGSDPSVSPDGRHLAFLRETALIGGIDRETQVWVANSNGSDPLQISHIKGGIGLVGIPQNQIVWSPDSERLLFDTLVLGYALDPGGAIGGLKPTPPPQTPRVYPLPFKDTARTSVFHMIDLSTGADRVLIVGVWTGAFAWIDNDHVLIERNDKMTSSHWDCEIVSENVGTHRVKRLLSGYNQQCVDEPVLDPHGARMAFQADPGELAFLPFRRELAIKNLTSGSIKLLTHFESTLGPKAWTPDGRWLLYSRGRSLHQSLYATDGIRTIAVLSTTSRILRIAVEPHGTLIAWANLDAGDVTRLYVGTFAHNRIENIRRAAVIDDPTLGLHAGRSRAIGWRSGDGLAVDGALTLPVGYSARKRYPVVVLVHGGPGGGVWPNGEWPGGAHFIQYLAQHGYAIFQPDYRESGYEGFDQLLKLRQKRQIFQGDQDDILSGVHSLERQGIADPRHIFVLGHSYGSMEVNWLITHTSTFAAAVSYEGADVLWDYANAYGVNSIDEWRLRGTPMNHMQAYVENSAVAHAAKITTPTLFVNGELGLDAPSMPWMSAASRRMGIDSSYVLYLGEGHNLAKPANQRDLLIRTLTWLKRHNTRRGA; the protein is encoded by the coding sequence ATGACTCGAGTTCTGGCCCTACTCGGTATCGCATTCATGGGGATGTCGCTAACAGCGATCGCCTCTCCAATCTCGTCGGACAAAACCGCTGGTGATGGTTGGTTGACGATCGCGTCGGTCGTTGATTTTGCGCAAAGCCGGGCAGGACGGAACATTCATTCCGATTTTGTCTGGAATCCGTTGCGTCCGGAAATTCTTTTTTCATCCTATGTCGGCGATGAGCCATGGATATTCCGCTACAGGCCTGCGTCTGGGGAGTCGGTGCGCGTCATTCAGGGGAGCGATCCGTCAGTGTCGCCCGACGGACGGCATCTTGCTTTCTTGCGCGAGACCGCGCTCATTGGTGGCATCGATCGAGAAACCCAGGTATGGGTCGCCAACTCCAATGGAAGTGATCCGCTGCAGATATCGCACATTAAGGGTGGAATCGGGCTGGTAGGCATACCGCAGAATCAAATCGTTTGGTCGCCTGACTCAGAGCGGCTATTGTTCGATACGCTTGTTCTTGGATACGCATTGGATCCCGGAGGCGCAATAGGCGGGCTCAAGCCGACACCTCCCCCTCAAACTCCCCGAGTTTATCCGCTACCATTCAAAGACACGGCACGAACGAGCGTCTTTCACATGATCGACCTTAGCACCGGAGCCGATCGTGTATTGATTGTGGGCGTTTGGACGGGTGCATTCGCGTGGATTGACAACGATCACGTTCTGATTGAGCGCAATGATAAGATGACGTCTTCACATTGGGACTGCGAGATCGTATCGGAAAACGTCGGGACACATCGCGTAAAACGGCTTTTGTCCGGCTACAATCAACAATGTGTCGATGAGCCAGTATTAGACCCTCACGGCGCGAGGATGGCTTTTCAAGCGGACCCGGGCGAGCTGGCGTTTCTGCCGTTTCGGCGAGAGCTCGCTATCAAAAACCTTACTTCCGGAAGCATAAAACTGCTCACGCACTTCGAGTCTACTCTTGGACCGAAGGCGTGGACGCCCGACGGGCGTTGGCTGCTGTACAGCAGAGGGAGATCACTTCACCAGAGCCTTTACGCCACAGATGGAATTCGAACCATTGCAGTGCTCTCCACGACAAGCCGCATCTTGCGCATCGCCGTAGAACCGCACGGCACGTTGATCGCATGGGCAAATCTCGACGCAGGCGACGTCACCCGATTGTACGTCGGAACCTTTGCGCATAATCGTATCGAGAATATCCGACGGGCTGCGGTCATTGACGATCCGACTCTCGGGTTGCATGCAGGCCGGTCGAGAGCAATCGGGTGGCGCAGCGGCGACGGTCTTGCAGTCGATGGCGCCCTAACGCTGCCTGTCGGGTATAGCGCTCGAAAACGATATCCGGTTGTCGTGTTAGTGCACGGCGGACCGGGCGGCGGGGTGTGGCCAAATGGGGAGTGGCCTGGCGGAGCTCATTTCATACAATATCTGGCACAACACGGTTACGCGATCTTTCAGCCCGACTATCGCGAAAGTGGTTACGAGGGTTTTGATCAGTTGCTAAAGCTGCGTCAGAAGCGTCAGATTTTTCAGGGCGACCAAGACGACATTCTCTCGGGAGTTCACTCCCTCGAACGCCAAGGTATCGCCGATCCCCGTCACATTTTTGTGCTTGGACATAGTTATGGCAGCATGGAAGTAAACTGGCTCATAACCCATACGTCGACATTCGCCGCTGCCGTCTCCTACGAAGGCGCGGACGTTCTCTGGGATTATGCAAATGCTTACGGTGTGAATAGTATTGATGAGTGGAGATTGCGCGGGACACCAATGAACCATATGCAAGCATACGTTGAGAACTCGGCTGTGGCGCACGCTGCGAAGATAACAACACCGACGCTGTTTGTGAACGGGGAACTCGGGCTCGACGCACCATCCATGCCTTGGATGTCCGCGGCCTCACGTCGAATGGGGATCGATTCTTCATACGTACTGTACCTCGGCGAGGGCCATAACCTCGCAAAGCCGGCGAATCAAAGAGATCTCTTGATTCGCACGCTGACGTGGCTGAAGCGGCATAATACGCGCCGAGGAGCCTGA